One Micromonospora eburnea genomic region harbors:
- a CDS encoding DUF7507 domain-containing protein has protein sequence MSETFTGATADPRFEAFGSACLTGAPPGAPPPAGEHTLGGCSATPVGPVPPPGGAPFGYLQLTDASFDQAGAVLFNQAIPATQGLEVTFDQWQYGSTTPATPADGISFFLVNGAGNLTAPGAFGGSLGYAQKLPDDNPANPFLPGVNNGYLGIGLDVLGNYFGDWEHRGNGCQQRSPAGTIFRVPAPGPNMVTVRGPGNGTEGYCFLTATTSNFSTTPPWPSTLPGQLQGPTPVFPPNVTPEQAQNLLEPTRRRVTVQITPAPNPQVTVSIDFNDGRGSQQVLQFAAPEPVPATYKFGFAGSTGAFTDVHLIRNVTVTSAVPLPQLNLVKQVSLNQTLPPVIPVGTPVNYDFVVTNSGNVPINNLVVNDSHITNVSCPTTTLAPGQTITCTGTHIVTQADIDAGVIVDTAIATGTGPGGEQVNSPESEASLPVGNGTAELSLEKMAEPSTVTNAGQEITYRYVVTNTGTVTINNLRAADTAFSGRGTPPVVTCPSNTIAPSNQVVCTGTYTVTQADIDAGVNITNTATATGTGPNNQQVTSPPADASVAVVPAASLALVKSASPTEVTAAGQTVTYHFLVTNTGNVTLNNVQIHEVEFSGTGQLSAIDCAATPLAPGESTTCQATYEVTQADINAGTITDTANATATAPGGGTVTSNNSSATVNTTATTSLSLTKFAEPSSVSSAGEQISYRYVVTNTGTTTITNVNAADTAFSGRGTPPVVTCPVNTLAAGEQTICTATYTVVQADIDAGANITNTATATGTGPNQEQVTSPPSEATVHVVTAESLTLVKSAEPTEVTAAGQTITYSFLATNNGTVTLNNLRIHEVEFSGTGQPPAITCEVTTLGPGQSTTCQATYTVTQADIDAGKITDTANATATNPGGGTVTSNNSSATVRTAAVRAELTLVKSAKPQTVKKAGQKIKYSFTVTNTGTVPLTNVTVNETEFSGTGPRPEPVCPPEAASLAPGASVICTATYTVTKEDIKAGKITDTAVATGTGPNGEQVTSPPSTVTVTVQAAGRLEVVKTGRVVSAEDHDGKDRDDKGDGKDRDGKDHNRVRPGDQIEWTLTVTNVGTTTIRDITVTDSLENAITCPKTELAPGESMTCTVPPHTITEEDIKAGQVTNIATASGVTDTGVPVTAEGRATVKLESGELPVTGSNLTTPLTVGAVVTALGVLLVLASVRSVRRRVRRS, from the coding sequence CGACCGCGGATCCACGGTTCGAGGCTTTCGGGTCGGCCTGCCTGACCGGCGCGCCGCCCGGTGCGCCGCCCCCAGCCGGCGAGCATACCCTCGGCGGGTGTAGTGCGACGCCGGTCGGGCCGGTGCCGCCCCCCGGTGGTGCACCGTTCGGCTACCTGCAGTTGACCGACGCGTCCTTCGATCAGGCCGGCGCGGTGCTGTTCAACCAGGCCATCCCGGCGACCCAGGGCCTGGAGGTCACGTTCGACCAGTGGCAGTACGGCAGCACCACCCCGGCGACCCCGGCCGACGGCATCTCCTTCTTCCTCGTCAACGGGGCCGGCAACCTCACCGCCCCCGGCGCCTTCGGCGGCAGCCTCGGGTACGCGCAGAAGCTGCCGGACGACAACCCGGCCAACCCGTTCCTGCCCGGCGTGAACAACGGCTACCTCGGTATCGGCCTGGACGTGCTGGGCAACTACTTCGGCGACTGGGAGCACCGCGGGAACGGCTGTCAGCAACGCTCGCCGGCCGGCACCATCTTCCGCGTGCCGGCCCCGGGGCCGAACATGGTCACCGTGCGTGGTCCGGGCAACGGCACGGAGGGCTACTGCTTCCTGACCGCGACCACGAGCAACTTCTCCACCACGCCCCCGTGGCCGTCGACCCTGCCGGGCCAGTTGCAGGGCCCGACGCCGGTCTTTCCCCCGAACGTGACCCCGGAGCAGGCGCAGAACCTGCTGGAGCCCACCAGGCGCAGGGTCACGGTCCAGATCACCCCGGCCCCGAACCCGCAGGTCACCGTCTCAATCGACTTCAACGACGGCCGTGGTTCGCAGCAGGTGCTCCAGTTCGCCGCACCGGAGCCGGTTCCAGCGACCTACAAGTTCGGCTTCGCCGGCTCGACCGGGGCGTTCACCGACGTACACCTGATCCGTAACGTCACCGTCACCTCCGCCGTACCGCTGCCGCAGTTGAATCTGGTCAAGCAGGTGAGCCTCAACCAGACGCTGCCTCCGGTCATCCCCGTCGGGACACCCGTTAACTACGACTTCGTGGTCACCAACAGCGGCAACGTCCCGATCAACAACCTCGTGGTGAACGACTCCCACATCACGAACGTCTCCTGCCCGACCACCACCCTGGCCCCCGGGCAAACCATCACCTGCACCGGCACCCATATAGTGACCCAAGCCGACATCGATGCCGGCGTCATCGTCGACACGGCGATCGCCACCGGCACCGGCCCGGGCGGTGAACAGGTCAACTCGCCCGAGTCGGAGGCCAGCCTGCCGGTCGGCAACGGCACCGCGGAACTCTCGCTGGAGAAGATGGCCGAGCCGTCGACCGTGACGAACGCGGGGCAGGAGATCACCTACCGGTACGTGGTGACGAACACCGGCACCGTGACGATCAACAACCTGCGCGCCGCCGACACCGCGTTCAGCGGGAGGGGCACGCCACCGGTGGTCACCTGCCCGAGCAACACCATCGCCCCGAGCAACCAGGTCGTCTGCACCGGCACCTACACCGTCACGCAGGCCGACATCGACGCCGGCGTGAACATCACCAACACCGCCACCGCCACCGGCACCGGCCCGAACAACCAACAGGTCACCTCGCCACCGGCGGACGCCAGTGTCGCCGTTGTCCCCGCCGCGTCACTGGCACTGGTCAAGTCCGCCAGCCCCACAGAAGTCACCGCGGCGGGCCAGACCGTCACCTACCACTTCCTCGTCACCAACACCGGGAACGTCACCCTGAACAACGTGCAGATCCACGAGGTCGAGTTCTCCGGCACCGGCCAACTGTCCGCGATCGACTGCGCGGCCACCCCCCTCGCCCCGGGGGAGAGCACCACCTGCCAGGCCACCTACGAGGTCACCCAGGCTGACATCAATGCCGGCACGATCACCGACACCGCGAACGCCACCGCGACCGCCCCCGGCGGCGGCACCGTCACCTCCAACAACTCCTCCGCCACCGTGAACACCACCGCCACCACGTCGCTCTCGCTGACGAAGTTCGCCGAGCCGTCGAGCGTGTCGAGCGCGGGGGAGCAGATCAGCTACAGGTACGTGGTGACGAACACCGGCACGACGACGATCACCAACGTGAACGCCGCCGACACCGCGTTCAGCGGGAGGGGCACGCCACCGGTGGTCACCTGCCCGGTCAACACCCTCGCCGCAGGCGAACAGACAATCTGCACCGCCACCTACACCGTCGTCCAGGCCGACATCGACGCCGGCGCGAACATCACCAACACCGCCACCGCCACCGGCACCGGCCCGAACCAGGAACAGGTCACCTCGCCGCCGTCGGAGGCCACCGTCCACGTCGTCACCGCCGAGTCGCTGACGCTGGTCAAATCCGCCGAGCCCACAGAGGTCACCGCGGCCGGCCAGACCATCACCTACTCCTTCCTGGCCACCAACAACGGCACCGTCACCCTCAACAACCTGAGGATCCACGAGGTCGAGTTCTCCGGCACGGGTCAGCCGCCCGCGATCACCTGCGAGGTCACGACCCTCGGCCCGGGCCAGAGCACCACCTGCCAGGCCACCTACACCGTCACCCAGGCCGACATCGACGCTGGCAAGATCACTGACACCGCGAACGCCACCGCGACCAACCCGGGTGGCGGCACCGTCACCTCCAACAACTCCAGCGCCACCGTGCGGACCGCGGCGGTCCGGGCCGAGCTGACCCTCGTCAAGTCCGCCAAGCCGCAGACGGTCAAGAAGGCTGGCCAGAAGATCAAGTATTCCTTCACGGTCACCAACACCGGCACGGTGCCCCTGACCAACGTGACCGTCAACGAGACCGAGTTCAGCGGCACCGGGCCCCGGCCCGAACCGGTCTGTCCGCCCGAGGCGGCGTCGCTGGCGCCCGGCGCCTCGGTGATCTGCACCGCCACGTACACGGTCACCAAGGAAGACATCAAGGCTGGAAAGATCACCGACACCGCGGTCGCCACCGGCACCGGCCCGAACGGCGAACAGGTCACCTCGCCGCCGTCAACGGTCACCGTTACCGTCCAGGCCGCCGGCCGGCTCGAGGTTGTCAAGACCGGCCGCGTCGTCAGCGCCGAGGATCACGACGGCAAGGACCGCGACGACAAGGGTGACGGCAAGGACCGCGACGGCAAGGACCACAACCGGGTCAGGCCCGGCGACCAGATCGAGTGGACCCTGACCGTCACGAACGTCGGCACCACCACCATCCGGGACATCACCGTCACGGACTCCCTGGAGAACGCGATCACCTGCCCGAAGACCGAACTGGCCCCCGGCGAGTCGATGACCTGCACGGTGCCACCTCACACGATCACCGAGGAGGACATCAAGGCCGGCCAGGTCACCAACATCGCCACCGCCAGCGGGGTCACCGACACCGGCGTCCCGGTCACCGCGGAAGGTCGAGCCACGGTCAAGCTGGAATCAGGCGAGCTGCCTGTCACCGGCAGCAACCTCACCACCCCGCTGACCGTCGGTGCCGTGGTCACCGCCCTCGGCGTACTGCTCGTGCTCGCCAGCGTGCGTAGCGTCCGACGCCGCGTACGGAGGTCCTGA
- a CDS encoding DNA alkylation repair protein, whose protein sequence is MATIADVRHELASLADPHRAAGVSRFLQMIPGGYGEGDRAIGVPVPEQRGVAGRYWRDLSLTDTAILLTSGVHEERLTALFILVRKFVKGDEEERSRIFGIVLANTSRINNWDLVDSSAPYIVGPWLMDKDRSVLDRLAESSLVWDRRIAVMATLAFIRAGDFDWTFRLGERLLRDPHDLVHKAVGWMLREVGNRDRAAEEEFLAKHYRVMPRVMLRYAIEKFEPQRRREYLSGLV, encoded by the coding sequence ATGGCCACGATCGCGGACGTTCGCCACGAACTCGCCAGCCTCGCCGACCCGCACCGGGCGGCGGGGGTGAGCCGGTTCCTGCAGATGATTCCAGGCGGGTACGGCGAGGGCGACCGGGCCATCGGCGTACCCGTGCCGGAGCAGCGCGGGGTGGCCGGCAGGTATTGGCGCGACCTCTCGCTGACCGACACGGCGATCCTGTTGACGAGCGGAGTGCACGAGGAGCGTCTCACCGCGCTGTTCATCCTGGTGCGAAAGTTCGTCAAGGGGGACGAGGAGGAACGGAGCCGGATCTTCGGCATCGTCCTGGCCAACACCAGCCGCATCAACAACTGGGACCTGGTGGACTCGTCCGCGCCGTACATCGTCGGTCCCTGGCTGATGGACAAGGACCGGAGCGTGCTGGACCGGTTGGCCGAGTCGAGCCTGGTGTGGGACCGGCGGATCGCCGTCATGGCGACCCTGGCCTTCATCAGAGCCGGCGACTTCGACTGGACCTTCCGGCTCGGCGAACGTCTCCTGCGCGATCCGCACGACCTCGTCCACAAGGCGGTGGGCTGGATGCTGCGCGAGGTGGGCAACCGTGACCGGGCGGCGGAGGAGGAGTTTCTGGCCAAGCATTACCGGGTCATGCCGCGGGTCATGCTGCGCTACGCGATCGAGAAGTTCGAACCGCAGCGACGCCGGGAGTACCTGTCCGGCCTGGTCTAG
- a CDS encoding phosphatase PAP2 family protein — MNTRLFLEINELARATPWLHAPLAGYAAYGVVLFAVLLLAGWWLARRSGAGLPAAVWAPVGMLLAVAANQPIVSAMHVPRPYTALPGILVLADRSTDPSFPSDHATMAGAVAAGLLLVSWRLGLLAVAAAAVMGFARIYIGAHYPLDVLAGFAVGAVVTLLGYLVARGPIGAALGWLDGTRLRPLLRHGAPATADETAAARP, encoded by the coding sequence ATGAACACCCGACTCTTCCTGGAGATCAACGAGCTGGCTCGGGCAACGCCATGGTTGCACGCCCCGCTGGCCGGCTACGCGGCGTACGGTGTGGTGCTCTTCGCCGTCCTGCTGCTGGCCGGCTGGTGGCTTGCCCGCCGGAGTGGTGCGGGACTGCCTGCGGCGGTGTGGGCACCGGTGGGCATGCTGCTCGCGGTGGCGGCCAACCAGCCGATCGTGTCGGCCATGCACGTACCCCGCCCCTACACGGCGCTGCCCGGCATCCTGGTGCTGGCCGACCGGAGCACAGACCCGTCGTTCCCGTCGGACCACGCCACGATGGCCGGCGCGGTCGCGGCCGGCCTGCTGCTGGTCAGCTGGCGGCTCGGCCTGCTGGCCGTGGCCGCCGCCGCGGTGATGGGCTTCGCCCGGATCTACATCGGGGCGCACTATCCGTTGGACGTGCTGGCCGGCTTCGCGGTCGGCGCCGTGGTGACGCTGCTGGGCTACCTGGTCGCCCGCGGGCCGATCGGTGCCGCCCTCGGCTGGCTGGACGGCACCCGGTTGCGCCCGTTGCTGCGCCATGGCGCCCCGGCGACGGCCGACGAGACGGCTGCGGCCCGGCCGTGA
- a CDS encoding response regulator transcription factor, with protein MRVLVVEDERRLADLLAQGLREAGHLVDIRHTGTAGLLAAATGPYDAVVLDVMLPGLDGTQVCRTLREHGNHVPVLMLTARGDVPDRVAGLDAGADDYLTKPFSFDELLARLRALHRRSAGPPPSEVRAGDLLLDPARRRVFRGETEIDLSAREFDILALLMIRAGQCLTRYQILDEVWDGETDIRSNVIDVHVATLRAKVDKPFGRHAIETLRGVGYRLRSDGG; from the coding sequence GTGCGGGTCCTGGTGGTGGAGGACGAGCGGCGGCTGGCCGACCTGCTCGCGCAGGGGTTGCGCGAAGCCGGACACCTTGTCGACATCCGGCACACCGGCACCGCGGGGCTGCTCGCCGCGGCCACCGGCCCGTACGACGCGGTCGTGCTCGACGTCATGCTGCCCGGCCTCGACGGCACACAGGTCTGCCGCACCCTGCGAGAGCACGGCAACCACGTACCCGTGCTGATGCTCACCGCCCGGGGCGATGTCCCCGACCGGGTCGCCGGCCTCGACGCCGGCGCCGACGACTACCTGACCAAGCCGTTCTCCTTCGACGAACTCCTCGCCCGGCTGCGCGCCCTGCACCGCCGCTCGGCCGGCCCACCGCCGTCCGAGGTCCGTGCCGGCGATCTGCTGCTCGATCCGGCCCGAAGGCGGGTGTTCCGCGGCGAGACGGAGATCGACCTGTCCGCGCGGGAGTTCGACATCCTCGCACTGCTGATGATCCGGGCCGGGCAGTGCCTGACCCGCTACCAGATCCTCGACGAGGTGTGGGACGGCGAGACCGACATCCGGTCCAACGTCATCGACGTCCACGTCGCCACCCTCCGCGCCAAGGTCGACAAGCCGTTCGGTCGGCATGCCATCGAAACCCTGCGCGGCGTCGGCTACCGGCTGCGCTCCGACGGTGGCTGA
- a CDS encoding sensor histidine kinase encodes MPRRRRWGARWDRLPLRVRLVAGFAAAMLVVLTGAGAFVYLRVRYALDLRLDEDLATLSAQLTTAARSSTPPAAAARTGPGEYWQLLDAANHVLAASPGLPAGSLLTPEQLDRALRQPVRADRGTVLPISPRPLRLYAAPVRPGAAPAAGQPAVTVAAVRRDQRDEALRELIGQLALANLAALAIASLVGYRLARAALAPVERYRGEAARIAAGATGVRLAVPATGDEVARLGRTLNDMLAALESALDRERQFINDASHELRTPLTLLAAELELALRRPRTTAELEQALRDAAADTADLIALADALLTIGTQPEQDDATPTVDLTALVTTTVDRYRTRTGTEPTALRCRAEPGLTVRGDATRLGRAVTNLLDNATRYGAPPITVAGSCVDSLVRITVHDEGPGIEPAFLPHATERFRRGDVARTSPGTGLGLSIVDAIVRAHHGELRLCSAGVHQRVNPRYDVPCEHPPHGTTVTVLLPAARR; translated from the coding sequence ATGCCGCGACGTCGCCGCTGGGGCGCGCGGTGGGACCGGCTGCCGCTGCGTGTCCGACTGGTCGCCGGCTTCGCCGCCGCGATGCTGGTGGTCCTCACCGGCGCGGGCGCGTTCGTCTACCTGCGCGTTCGGTACGCCCTTGACCTGCGTCTCGACGAGGACCTGGCCACCCTGTCGGCTCAGCTGACCACCGCCGCCCGCTCCAGCACGCCACCGGCTGCCGCCGCCCGGACCGGTCCGGGGGAATACTGGCAACTCCTCGACGCCGCCAACCACGTCCTCGCGGCCAGCCCTGGGCTACCCGCCGGCTCCCTGCTCACCCCCGAACAACTCGACCGCGCTCTGCGCCAGCCGGTCCGGGCGGACCGGGGCACCGTGCTGCCCATCAGCCCCCGCCCCCTGCGCCTGTACGCGGCTCCCGTCCGGCCCGGGGCCGCCCCGGCGGCGGGCCAGCCCGCGGTCACCGTCGCCGCCGTCCGCCGCGACCAACGCGACGAGGCGTTGCGGGAACTCATCGGCCAACTCGCCCTGGCCAACCTCGCCGCCCTCGCCATCGCCTCCCTCGTCGGCTACCGCCTGGCCCGCGCGGCGCTCGCCCCGGTCGAGCGCTACCGCGGTGAAGCCGCCCGGATCGCCGCCGGCGCCACCGGCGTACGCCTCGCCGTCCCCGCCACCGGCGACGAGGTCGCCCGCCTCGGCCGCACGCTCAACGACATGCTCGCCGCCCTGGAGAGCGCGCTGGACCGGGAACGGCAGTTCATCAACGACGCCAGCCACGAACTGCGTACCCCGTTGACCTTGCTCGCCGCCGAACTGGAGCTGGCCCTGCGCCGGCCCCGCACCACCGCCGAGCTGGAACAGGCCCTGCGGGACGCCGCCGCCGACACCGCCGACCTCATCGCCCTCGCCGACGCCCTGCTCACCATCGGCACCCAACCCGAGCAGGACGACGCCACCCCCACCGTCGACCTCACCGCCCTGGTGACGACCACGGTCGACCGCTACCGGACCCGTACCGGCACCGAACCCACCGCCCTGCGCTGCCGAGCCGAGCCGGGCCTGACCGTGCGCGGAGACGCCACCCGTCTGGGGCGGGCCGTGACCAACCTGCTCGACAACGCCACCCGCTACGGCGCACCCCCGATCACCGTCGCCGGCAGTTGTGTCGACAGCCTGGTCCGGATCACCGTGCACGACGAAGGCCCGGGAATCGAGCCGGCATTCCTGCCACACGCCACCGAACGCTTCCGCCGCGGCGACGTGGCCCGCACCTCGCCCGGCACCGGCCTCGGCCTGTCGATCGTCGACGCCATCGTCCGTGCCCACCACGGGGAACTGCGGCTCTGCTCCGCCGGTGTCCACCAACGCGTCAACCCGCGCTACGACGTCCCGTGCGAGCACCCTCCGCACGGCACGACCGTGACCGTGCTCCTGCCCGCCGCACGCCGCTGA
- a CDS encoding SHOCT-like domain-containing protein: MSEQRRQILQMLADGKITTDEAEQLIAALERNQPNSSSPDAEPAPKSQRKYLRVVVDSLENFGGNGPGRVNVRVPLQLLRAGVRLASLIPPQALSQANDELAKSGVPIDLTQLKPQHIEELIEHLDEMTVDVDQPDAKVQVFCE; encoded by the coding sequence ATGAGTGAGCAGCGCAGGCAGATCCTGCAGATGCTGGCCGACGGAAAGATCACCACGGACGAGGCCGAGCAGTTGATCGCCGCCCTGGAGCGGAATCAGCCGAACTCGTCGTCGCCCGACGCCGAGCCGGCGCCGAAGTCTCAGCGAAAATACCTACGGGTCGTGGTGGACTCGCTGGAGAACTTCGGCGGCAACGGACCCGGCAGGGTCAACGTACGAGTACCGCTGCAACTGCTGCGGGCCGGGGTACGGCTGGCCAGCCTGATCCCACCGCAGGCGCTCAGCCAGGCCAACGACGAGTTGGCAAAGTCGGGTGTGCCGATCGACCTCACCCAGTTGAAGCCGCAGCACATCGAGGAGCTGATCGAGCATCTCGACGAGATGACCGTCGACGTCGACCAGCCCGACGCGAAGGTGCAGGTGTTCTGCGAGTGA